The DNA segment TGGCGCTCCATACACCTTCGCATCATCGGACAGTGACATCTGTGTTTTTGCCATACAGATCGGCATCTTATCCCAGCCAAGGGAATTATACAATGCAATCTGCTCCTTCGCTTCCTCCGTAAATGCAACATCCTTTGCGCCATACACCTTTGTCGCAATAGCAGTGATTTTTTCCTCGATGCTTTCCTCAACATCATACAGCGGTGCATAGCTGTTTTCCTCAGCACAAAGCTCCACCAGCTGCTCTGCAAGATCAAGCGCACCTTCTCCGCCCTTTGCCCATACCTGGGAGAGACTCATTGGATGACCATGCTCCTTACACCAGGCTTGCAGCGCTTCCACTTCTGCCGGTGTATCACTCGCAAATTCATTGATTGCCACAATATAAGGCAAACCAAACTGCTTCACCGTGTCAATATGCTTCGCAAGATTTTCACAGCCTGCCAGCATCGCCTTCACATTTTCTTCCTTTAAATCCTCATAAGCTACATTTCCATGCTGCTTTAAAGCACGAATTGTCGCAACGATAACCACTGCATTGGGATTCAAGCCACCAAAACGACATTTGATATCAAGGAATTTTTCAGCGCCCAAATCTGCTCCAAAGCCAGCCTCTGTCACCGTGTAATCCGCAAGCTTCAGACAGGTTCTTGTCGCAAGAATAGAGTTACAGCCATGCGCAATATTGGCAAACGGGCCTCCGTGAATCAATACAGGATTATGTTCCAGCGTCTGTACCATATTCGGTTTGATTGCATCCTTCATAACCATCGCAAGTGCACCCTCAATACCAAGATTCTTCACATAAACCGGCTCTTTTTTAGAATTGAATGCCACCAGCATATTGCCAAGGCGCTCCTTTAAATCCATCAGTGATGTGGAAAGACAAAGAACTGCCATAACCTCACTGGCCACCGTAATATTGAAGCCGTCCACACGCTCCACACCATTTGCCTTCGGCCCCTGTCCAATTGTTATATGACGAAGTGTACGGTCATTCATATCCAGACAGCGTTTCCATGTAATATTATCAATATCGATATCCAGCTCATTTCCCTGATGGATATGATTATCCAGACATGCTGAAATCAGGTTGTTTGCCGTTGTGATTGCATGCATATCTCCGGTAAAATGCAAATTGATATCCTCCATAGGTACGACCTGTGCATATCCGCCTCCGGCTGCACCGCCCTTTAAACCGAATACCGGCCCCAGACTTGGCTCACGAAGTGCAATCATCGTCTTTTTTCCAAGCCGATTCAACGCATCTCCCAGACCAACCGTTGTCGTAGACTTTCCTTCCCCGGCCTTTGTCGGATTGATGGCAGTCACCAAGATCAGCTTTCCATCCTCCTTGTCCTCATTTCTATGCAGCAGATCAAGGGATACCTTAGCCTTATAATTTCCATAGTATTCCAGATCCTCTTCCCCTACACCGATTTTAGCCGCAATATCGCGGATATGCTCCATCTTACATTCCTGTGCAATTTCTAAATCTGTTTTAAACATGGCTGCCTCCTTTATATATGCCTATTCAGCATTACTATATTCAAATTCATACTACTTCTGTGGCGCTGAATTTATCTTTTATCAAAGCCACAGATCAAAATATTATATAATATATTATATGGTTTCGGTAATTTTACATTGCTCCATACCCTTCATATACAGAACACAAAATCCATACATGAAAACGTCTTACTTTTTCTTAAATTCAACGAATACGGGCTCTATTCCATATCCTTTTTACCGATATCGTTTCTGTAAAACAGTTTATCGCATTGAATCGTATGTACATCTGCATACGCCTTTGCATATGCTTCCTCCAAGGTATCCGCTGCAGCAGTAATACATAATACACGTCCGCCATCTGTTACAAGCTTTCCGTCTTTTTCTGCCGTCCCCATATGGAACACCATAGATTCTACATCATCGCAGCCTTCAATAACCGCATTCTTGGTACTGGATGCAGGATATCCCTCACTCGCCATAACTACGCCAAGTGTAACCTTTTTATCCCATTCAAGCTCTGTCTTCGAGTGATTCATAATATTTTCAATAACATCACAGAAATCTGTTTTCAGTCTTGGCAGAATTACCTCAGCCTCCGGATCACCAAAACGTGCATTGAATTCTATCGTCTTGATACCGTGTTTTGTCAGCATCAATCCACCATATAGAAAGCCGGTAAACGGATGCCCTTCCTTTACCATTGCCTTAGCCATTGGAATCATAACAGAGCTCATAGCCTCATCAATAATCTCTGGAGTGATCTTCTTCACAGGAGAATATACACCCATTCCTCCGGTATTAGGGCCCTTATCCTGATCGTAAGCAGCTTTGTGATCCTGTGCGATCTCCATTGGAAGCACCAGATCCTCACACACAAAGCAAATTAAGGAAAACTCAAAGCCCTCCAGACATTCCTCTATAACTACGCGATTTCCCGGAATGCTGAATGCGATATCAACCGCTTCCAGAGCATCCTTCATTTCATAGGCTACGGTAACACCTTTTCCCGCTTTTAATCCATCCTCCTTAATGACGATGGGAACACCCTGATGCTCGATATAACCGATTGCATCTGCCTTATTGTCAAAGGTCTGATAGCTGGCTGTCGGTATGCCGTACTTCGCCATGATCTTCTTCGCAAAATCCTTACTGGATTCCACCTGTGCCGCATCCTTCGTAGGCCCGAAAATCTTTAAGCCCTCTGCCTGAAATGCATCGACGATTCCCAAAGACAGCGTTGCCTCCGGCCCGACAATCGTTAAATCTATCTCCTCTTTTTTTGCGAATGCAGTTAAGCCTTCCACATCGCTATCCGCAATATTTACACACTCTGCCAGCTTTGCCATCCCCGGATTTCCCGGAGCCGCATAAATCTTCTTAACCCGGCCGCTTCGGCTGACTGCATGTACGAGTGCATGCTCTCTTCCGCCTTTACCGATTACCAATACTTTCATCAAACAATCGCTCCTTCCGAAACATAAAAAGCATGAAAAGTCACAGTAAACCTTCCATGCATCACGCCAAAAAGTTTACTTGTAGTTCGCCAATTTACGGTCGGCGAGTAGAGACGAATCATCCAATCATGTTTCTATACAAGTAATATTTCCACTCTTATTTTACTTTATTTCATACAACATTACAATTCCATTTCAGAAAAGTTTCATCAATCTGAAGAACAACGTATCACTTTCACAGTCCTTTAAAACATGGAGGCAGAAAAAGCTATAGCCTGCAATACAATTTATCATGACATACCATATCTATTTAATACTATTTTCAGCCAAGTCCTATCTACGCGCTCTAATACTGAATCATTGCAATCGTAGTCTTCCAAAACAGTTCCTATAGCGACATTCCCACTCATACCTGATATTTATGCTTGTACCAAACTGTGTATCAAAGCATTTCCCCTTACATTCGACATGCCTTTCCCTATTTCATTGAAACTCACTGTAAGCTTGTAACGGCTGTGAATCGCAATTACTAAGTACGTATAGAAAAAGCTCGGCATACAAAAACAGGTCTATGGTGAATGGTTCTTTCTCATTTTAAGATACAAGAGGATATGAGATATAAAGGGATTGATAAACATCAATTCATTTGCAGTTCACGATTTCCATATATCCAGAGTCGGAAAAACCCTGATGAATTAGCTTCTATTCTAACTCTGTAGTTCCTCGCTATCGTATCCTGTTCTCTTAGCAATACGTCATCCCCCATATACATCCCTAGGAATACGAGGTATCGAAAATTACATTCAATACCATACCTGCTGTTTTATGAATCGGAAGCACCTGTTCACCATAATACACTTCCTCACTGCCTCCCAACTCATACGTATATTTCAGATTGGTATAAATATAGTCATATTCTGAAAATGGAAGATAGTGAAGCTGAATCCGGTAATTCTTTTCATCCTCTGTAATCGTTGCTGCTTTTATGCGTAAATCAGAATTAACAGCCTCTACAGCCTTCAGCTTTCCCTGTGCTCCCTTTCTGATACGGATGTTTATGCTTCGCTCTTGTGAACCGGATGCGATTTCCGCCTCCTGCAATGAGCTCCCTTTGCAATACTGGATATCATAACGTCCAATATCCGCTGTTTTCACCTTTCCCTGTTCCGAATATTGCAGGGTATGAAACTGTACATGCGTTCCCGGTATCATAGGAACATACACACACAAATCCGGATCATCCTCAGAAAACCAGAATGCAGGATCAAGCTCTGTATCAGCTTTAAAATCAGTAAGCGCCGCTTCCCTTACGATTGTATCTGAGGAATCATTTCTTTCCAGGAAAAAGGTTTCCACAGCATAATCTGCGGTATGAATATACTTCACACTGTTCCGCTGAAATACTGCGGGGGAATGCTTTGGTTGAGCAAAGAGCCATAAGAACAGAACTGCACATACAGCTCCTGCCAGTAGCAGCATTATTTTTTTATTTATTTTCATACTGTATTCCTCCGTTCTCTATCGTGAAGCGGATGTTTATATGCACAGGCTTCTCATTTCTCCCCTCAGTGATATTGCGCAAGGTAAGCCTGAGCAAGGAGGCATCACAGGATTCCAGCATCGTTCCTTTGATCATAACATTCAGCTTACGCTCCTGTGGCTTCATAACAACATTCGTAGCATAGCGGCCGCCAAGCTCTTCCTGAAGCTCTACATAATAATATTCCTTTTGAGCAGCTTGCTTTCTTTCATAGCTGAGTACATATACATACTCTCTGCTGTTCTTTATAGCATACTGTATCCGCATTCCATCCTCCAGCTCTTTTTCATGGAAGGAAGCAGATTCTTTATTTTTTAAGCTCTGTATATTCTCAAGCTCCTGATTGATCGTTTTTTCATCAGCATTGAAATCCAGATAGCTGTCTGTTGTAAAACAGCTTTTTGGCTCGCTTTTTTTCGGTTGTGTATACAGTGCGAGTGATATTAACAAAAGACAGACTGCAAGGATACTGTAAACGGATACCACCGTAACAATGGAAGGCATTTTCTTTACCGGTTTTCCAAGTAAGGAAGCATTCATATTTTTATCGTAGTGAAAACGGTAGCCATAATACAATAGGATTCCAACAAGTACCGTAAGTAAGAGCATCCAGATCCATATTGTAAAATCTGTCGTAGCTTCCTGTATCATTGTATTCATATATGCCTCCTATCACACAGATGAGCGCAAAAAGCCTCTGCTGGATATAATATCACCGTTTTTATAAATCAGCAGATTGCCACGTCCATAACGTTGTTCCTCTATGCCGTTTTTTATAAAGGTATAGCAGAAATTCGTAGCTACCATATCATAAGTCTCAGGAAGCTCATAGTGAAGTGTCACTCTGGTATTGGTATGGATTTCCTCATCCTTATGACTTTTGAATGAGATCCTCACCTGCATATCCGGATTCACAGCCTCTACTTTTTTTAAAACTCCCTGCTTTTCTATATTCAAATCAATGTATACTTCTCTTTTCTTTTCATCCTCATAGTTTCTTGATATAGATATCTCCTCAATTCCTTTTCCCCTTTTTTCTATTTCATAAATGCCAATATCGGCTGTTTTTTCCTCATTATTCTCCAGATAGCTGATTGTCGTAAAGGCGGCCTTCATGTTTTTAAGCATTGGTAATTGTAAACCGTAGGTGTAAAAATTCTTGTCCTGCAATGCCGTTTCGCTGTCAATCATATAATAAGGGTCAACCTTCACATCAGCCTTATAATCTGTAATTCCTGTCAGCTTCACAGCATTTCCCGCTTCGTTTGTAAATGGAAAGAAAAGTGCTTCCTCCCCATTTTCTGCCTGATAGTGATAACGCACACTTGCTTTTAGAAAAACAGCTTCCTTCTGTGATGTACAGCTCGTCACGCATAATAAGGCTATTATCAGCCATTTATAATTTTTCATCGATGAATCCCTCCCTTCTCAATCGTATAGCTATCATAATAGTCTATACGGTCTTTATTTTCTCCTTTTGTATAATTATAGATATGAATACGTTGTTTCTGTGCATCACACATGCTATTTAGCTTTCCTGTTTGCATGGAAACGATTCTTTGTGAATCCAGCTTGTGCTCACTGCTGCTCCAGCCGGAGGAATCACTGCTGCGAACGACAATCATCTCATCCTTAAAAGGCTTTCTCAATAAATCATACTCCACAATATATACATATTCTTTACGGTTATTTACAGCATAGGTTACCGTTACATGCTTATTCGGCTTTTCTTTCTGTAAGCTGAAGGAGCTGCTGTCCTTTTTCAGAGCTTCCAGCTGTTCTCTGATATCATCATCCCTTGCGCCGTTATAGCGTACACCATCGTATGTATGACAGGCTGCAGCATCGTTGTCAGATTCCGGGGCAAGGTAAAAGAAGCCGGTATATGCACAAAGTAAAAGGATTGCTGTTATTCCCCATATTCTCATGACAGTGCGAATGGATACCAGATGTATCCGCTTATTTGGTGTCCTCAGATGCGCATTGATTCGAAGTTCATAATATCTTTTATACAATCCATATAGCAGGAATCCGCTTAGAAGCAGCAGCATGATACTCATACATAATCCGGTGGATGAATTTTTTTCAAATAGTATATTTGACATGCTTCCTCCCTCCCTAGAATCCCATTTCTTCCTTAAAGCGGTAATAATAGCTTCTTGATACCTCAATCTGATCGCCATTTGTAAGAAGCAGTGTGAATTTGGAATTCAGGCTGCTTCGTATTCTGCGAATGTCCTTTTTATTTACAATAAATGATTTATGAACACGTAAAAACCCCTTCTCATACAGATTCGCCTCCAGCTGATACATTGTCTCTCTTGCCCGATACCTGCCTTCGCCGGTATGAATCCATATTTCCTGGGAAATGCTTTCGATATAAATGATATCTCCACCGCAAGACGCATGTATTCCTCCTGATCCTTTACTAACAGATAACGGGAATCATGATTTGCTTCGTATAATACAAAATCTGCATCCTCACATATGGTAACCTGTCCATTTTGAAGATCTTCAAGCAGTTGGTTTCTCATCTCTTTTCTACATAACAGCTTTAGCTTCATACTTTCACCCTTTTCAATTATAGTTTATCGGATTCCAGAGGAAACACAAGGTTATTTATATAAGATACAAAATTACGCAGTAAAATGCATAATCTGTGTGATTCAAAGTAAAGTAAGCTTTACATATCGAGCAACTGGTGGTAAGATAATAGTGTAAAGGAGGCTTTACATCTATGAGGAACAGAATCCGGGAGCTGCGGCAGGAATATAAGCTGACACAGGAGGATCTGGCTCAGCAATGCAGAGTCAGCCGGCAGACAATCATTTCCTTGGAAAAAGGGAAATATGACCCATCCATTCATTTAGCACATCGTATAGCAACAATTTTTCACCAACGCATTGAAGATGTATTTTTGTTTGTGGAAGGAGAGGATGAAGCATGAAGGAACAGAATATTATAAAAATGAAAATAGTGACAAGTGTTCTTTTCAGTTTGATATCTATAGCATTGATAATAATTGGGTTTACAGAAGAATATCGCAGCTCGTCATTATTCAGCGGCGGGTTGGGAGGTCTTGCTGTTTCTCTGTGGATGCTGAGAAGCGTATGGACTATCAGAAATTCACAGGTCAAGCGGGAGGAGCTCATCATCAGTGAAACAGATGAACGCAATATTCAGATTTATAGAAGAAGTGCAGCGCTTGCGTTCATTGCTTCTATAATTTCAACCTTCACAGCCTCTATACTTGCGGCCCTGTTTCACAAAAATACAATCAGTACATGCCTTGTAATACTTCTCGGTATACAAATACTGTCTTACTTTATTTTCAGAATGTTTATTGCAAGAAAGCTCTGAATGAATATTAACTTGAAAAATCATAGTACCCCTACCGATTGTGACAGGTATGCCGATTATAGCTTAAAGCTGCTTCATAAAATGAGCCGCATGAACCTCTGCCCCGCTATATTATGATAAATACGGCAACTTTCAATTTGCACAAAGGCAGTGCTTCCATTTTACTGATACCTTCATTCCCTGTATATAAGCGGGTATTGTATTTTTGAGAATGCTTCCGCAAAATACAAAAGATGGTTTAAGATCCTCCCTATTATACAGCTCCACAGCTTCTTTTATAAGAAAGCTTATTATCTCTCAGCCGGTATGAATAATCTTTTTTATGTGAAACTATCCTTCTGTTTCTTGTATAAGAATATGATTTTGAAAGAGGATGGTATTATAATATAGAAAAGGAGATGCTGGCTATGCAAATCATATGGATTCTGATGATTGCAGCAATCATCACTATTTGTGAATATCTTATATATCATTATCATTTACCCAGAGGATTACTTTTTATATTTCCTATTATCAATATCTGTATTGAAATATACGTCATCTTTTATATTCTTCGTATGCAGGCACTTCTTACCAGTATGTTTCCTCTGTGGATACGAATTGGTGTTTACCTGCTTCCTTTGCTCTTATCGCTGCTTGTGATGACGGGATTGCTTGTACGAAGATATGTGAGAATGGCGCATACAAAGCCCCTTCGGCATATCATTTATCGTTTGTTTGCATTTTTTCTCATCAGTATGTTACTGATTTTTCTTGCGACCGTTTATTTAGCGCAGGAATATGTCATTTTTTATCCAAATGCCAATTCCCAGGATCGCGATGCACTGATGAACACTCCAGATTTTGAGCGAATCAGTATCAATTCCAGATATCGCGGATGGCTAAGGAACGTAGATAACGCAGATAGTATCCTTCTTTACTTCGGCGGAAATGCACAAAATACAAGTACCTTGTTTAAAGATTATATGGAAAGCGGAATTTTTTCAACCATGACAAGCACCAGCTTTCTGAGCATTGATTATCCATCCTATGGTGATAGCGAAGGCTCCTTATCTGAGGATGAATTATTCAAAATGGCGGAGGCGACTATACAATATATTCAACATAGCTTTCCGCATAAAAAGCTTTATATCGTCGGATACAGTATTGGAACAGGAATTGCAAGCTATGCAGCCTACGTGGCGCATCCGGATGCCCTTGTACTGCTATCCCCCTATAACAATGGGAAAGACTTATTTAATTCTTATTTCCCCGTTTTCTATGGCCCGCTTCAATACCTGATCCGCTATCCTTTAACAAGTGATGTTTATGTAAAAACACTTGATTGTAAAAGCATGGTGATATTGAGTGATAAGGATACAATCGTTAAGCCTATGCTTTCTAAAAAGTTGATTCAAAGCTTTTTAAAACCTCCGCACGTCGTGCATTTTGATACATTGGAGCACGGAGATATCGCAATGAGCAAAGATGTGTGGAAAACTATTATGAATTTTCTAAGATAAGCTATAAGAAAGTATCATATACCCAACTGCCCCAAACCCATACTGTCTTTTCACGGCATCCACAATCATATCCTTTTATCAAACAGCTTCCCATATCAAATAAAATTATTCACAGGCTTCCTTTTTATCTCATGAAGTATATGCAAAGGGGACTCAACAGCATTACATAACGAAAATGGGAAAGGAGCAGAAGTTTCTTGTTCTTACTCATTTATAAAAAAGAATGCATCCGTAAAAAATAAAAGAAAGTAAGCTCCTTTTTCATAGGAAATTTACTTTCTCTTTTTGATATTTTTACTTGTAGCCTAAGGAAAGGCCAGAAGCACAGCATCTTAAAATGATGGCGCTGGAATTTAGATTCACTAGCCTCGTGAAAGGCCAGACCCGGTATAGGATTTTGAAATTATTAACAAAGAGATTTAGATCCATCAGCCTCATAAGAAGACAGAAAAGACATTTTACTAGGTCCTAGCCTTTTTCCATAATCTTCTCTTCAAGCTCATCAAATTTACGATACAAATCCACAAACTCGTCGCATAGAATCTTAAATGACTCTGCGCTCACCAGCAAATCCTGTGCATGCGTAAGCAAAAGATTTAAGTCAACAGGGTTCCCGCCAGCTTCCTCCTGAACAAGGCGCTGGTGTATACGATGCCCTTTTGCATACAGTTCATTACCCTTTCTTACAAGCTCGTTGCATTGTCCGTAGTTTTTGCTTTTCGCTTCTTGAATTGCTTCAATATAAAGACTTCTAGCCTGTCCCACGGAAGAAATGATTTCCAGTATCTCGAGTTCTGAACTACCCATCGTATCCATCTCCTGACCTATTCTGTTCTACTATTGTATCATACCCTATCTATGATTTCACTAGGTATTTAAGAAAAATGATATCTCTTACAAAAGTTGGCAGATTTATATAGTATTACGACTGTGAAGCTGTATTTCTCTGCGTATGATTGCTTCTACTTTCTTTAAACCATCTCCTCTTGCATCGATAATTTCATAAGCGAACATATTGCTCAATCCCATGACAATACTCCACATGAAAAGAATTTCATTATAATACTCCTCTTGCTTATATCCGTGTTTCTGCAAAAATGCTATTGCCGTACTGCGGAATACCTCAAAGGAGCTGGTGGATGCATCTTCCATAGTAGGAAACTCATACATTTTCGATTTCATCGTATTGATATGGTACTTCATGAAATCCGGATGCTCAATCATAAAAGCCACATACCCAATCCCAATCTGAATGATGGCTTCATCCACATCCCCATCTGCCCGGTTTCGTGCATTTACCAATGCCTCTGTAAAAAGAGTTTCAATATAATCGGATATCGCATACATGAAATCTTCCTTACTGCGAAAATGCTTGTACAGGGCCGTGTGTGAGACATTACAAAGAGACGCGAGCTTTCGCATGGATAGATTTTGCTCACCATATTCATTTATATAGTGAATCCCTTCCTGTATCAGCGTGTTTTTCAAATTCTTATGATGATAGCTATGCTCGCTCATATAATCCCTTCTTTCTCCATCTGTATTTTAACACATCATGTTGACAGTGTAAACATTGTATGATACGCTATATATGTAAACGGTGTTAACTTCATTGAGAAAGGAATCCATATGAAAACTATATTATCTGATATTCCCCTGACTATAACATCACAGAAGCACAGTCTGCACGTATTTGATCCAGTAGTTTTACAGAACGGGAAGCCCTGTGTCGGATGCTTTTCCTGTTGGTTGAAAACTCCTGGTTCATGCATATATCAAGACGCAATTACAGACTTCACCCGCATCATGAAAGATAGCGAAACGCTTTATATTCTGACACATAATCAGTATGGCTCCTACAGTCCGCTTGTAAAATGTGCCATAGACCGGTCCCTCTCCTATGTACAGCCCTATTTCACAATCCGTAACCAAGAAATGCATCATGTATTATTTCCCAACAGACGCCTTCAGCTCATCGTCATTGCATATGGCCCTGCC comes from the Erysipelotrichaceae bacterium 66202529 genome and includes:
- a CDS encoding TetR family transcriptional regulator yields the protein MSEHSYHHKNLKNTLIQEGIHYINEYGEQNLSMRKLASLCNVSHTALYKHFRSKEDFMYAISDYIETLFTEALVNARNRADGDVDEAIIQIGIGYVAFMIEHPDFMKYHINTMKSKMYEFPTMEDASTSSFEVFRSTAIAFLQKHGYKQEEYYNEILFMWSIVMGLSNMFAYEIIDARGDGLKKVEAIIRREIQLHSRNTI
- the purD gene encoding phosphoribosylamine--glycine ligase; the encoded protein is MKVLVIGKGGREHALVHAVSRSGRVKKIYAAPGNPGMAKLAECVNIADSDVEGLTAFAKKEEIDLTIVGPEATLSLGIVDAFQAEGLKIFGPTKDAAQVESSKDFAKKIMAKYGIPTASYQTFDNKADAIGYIEHQGVPIVIKEDGLKAGKGVTVAYEMKDALEAVDIAFSIPGNRVVIEECLEGFEFSLICFVCEDLVLPMEIAQDHKAAYDQDKGPNTGGMGVYSPVKKITPEIIDEAMSSVMIPMAKAMVKEGHPFTGFLYGGLMLTKHGIKTIEFNARFGDPEAEVILPRLKTDFCDVIENIMNHSKTELEWDKKVTLGVVMASEGYPASSTKNAVIEGCDDVESMVFHMGTAEKDGKLVTDGGRVLCITAAADTLEEAYAKAYADVHTIQCDKLFYRNDIGKKDME
- a CDS encoding penicillin-binding protein, translating into MKINKKIMLLLAGAVCAVLFLWLFAQPKHSPAVFQRNSVKYIHTADYAVETFFLERNDSSDTIVREAALTDFKADTELDPAFWFSEDDPDLCVYVPMIPGTHVQFHTLQYSEQGKVKTADIGRYDIQYCKGSSLQEAEIASGSQERSINIRIRKGAQGKLKAVEAVNSDLRIKAATITEDEKNYRIQLHYLPFSEYDYIYTNLKYTYELGGSEEVYYGEQVLPIHKTAGMVLNVIFDTSYS
- a CDS encoding flavodoxin family protein, with translation MKTILSDIPLTITSQKHSLHVFDPVVLQNGKPCVGCFSCWLKTPGSCIYQDAITDFTRIMKDSETLYILTHNQYGSYSPLVKCAIDRSLSYVQPYFTIRNQEMHHVLFPNRRLQLIVIAYGPASAQEQTDLSALAQANGINMGCRDIQCYHCMNEQEALTLLRTMEEGIQV
- a CDS encoding formate--tetrahydrofolate ligase: MFKTDLEIAQECKMEHIRDIAAKIGVGEEDLEYYGNYKAKVSLDLLHRNEDKEDGKLILVTAINPTKAGEGKSTTTVGLGDALNRLGKKTMIALREPSLGPVFGLKGGAAGGGYAQVVPMEDINLHFTGDMHAITTANNLISACLDNHIHQGNELDIDIDNITWKRCLDMNDRTLRHITIGQGPKANGVERVDGFNITVASEVMAVLCLSTSLMDLKERLGNMLVAFNSKKEPVYVKNLGIEGALAMVMKDAIKPNMVQTLEHNPVLIHGGPFANIAHGCNSILATRTCLKLADYTVTEAGFGADLGAEKFLDIKCRFGGLNPNAVVIVATIRALKQHGNVAYEDLKEENVKAMLAGCENLAKHIDTVKQFGLPYIVAINEFASDTPAEVEALQAWCKEHGHPMSLSQVWAKGGEGALDLAEQLVELCAEENSYAPLYDVEESIEEKITAIATKVYGAKDVAFTEEAKEQIALYNSLGWDKMPICMAKTQMSLSDDAKVYGAPKDFTITVRELRPSLGAGFLVALTGKILTMPGLPKVPAANNMDIDEKGHIEGLF
- a CDS encoding helix-turn-helix domain-containing protein, with the translated sequence MRNRIRELRQEYKLTQEDLAQQCRVSRQTIISLEKGKYDPSIHLAHRIATIFHQRIEDVFLFVEGEDEA
- a CDS encoding PTS lactose/cellobiose transporter subunit IIA, whose protein sequence is MGSSELEILEIISSVGQARSLYIEAIQEAKSKNYGQCNELVRKGNELYAKGHRIHQRLVQEEAGGNPVDLNLLLTHAQDLLVSAESFKILCDEFVDLYRKFDELEEKIMEKG
- a CDS encoding alpha/beta hydrolase, with the translated sequence MQIIWILMIAAIITICEYLIYHYHLPRGLLFIFPIINICIEIYVIFYILRMQALLTSMFPLWIRIGVYLLPLLLSLLVMTGLLVRRYVRMAHTKPLRHIIYRLFAFFLISMLLIFLATVYLAQEYVIFYPNANSQDRDALMNTPDFERISINSRYRGWLRNVDNADSILLYFGGNAQNTSTLFKDYMESGIFSTMTSTSFLSIDYPSYGDSEGSLSEDELFKMAEATIQYIQHSFPHKKLYIVGYSIGTGIASYAAYVAHPDALVLLSPYNNGKDLFNSYFPVFYGPLQYLIRYPLTSDVYVKTLDCKSMVILSDKDTIVKPMLSKKLIQSFLKPPHVVHFDTLEHGDIAMSKDVWKTIMNFLR